The genomic region TCGGATCTACATCCCACAGACGGGCAACCTCGACATAACGATATTGAAGTCGATATACATAATCCAACAAGCTTCTTTCTCGTTCTGTGAGAATCCCATATAAATGTCAACATAAACATGTAC from Desulfuribacillus stibiiarsenatis harbors:
- a CDS encoding sigma factor-like helix-turn-helix DNA-binding protein; translated protein: MLTERERSLLDYVYRLQYRYVEVARLWDVDPSTVRKAHNRALKKLRDQMVKDTLTS